From Paraburkholderia sabiae, a single genomic window includes:
- a CDS encoding FMN-binding glutamate synthase family protein: MFSRRYLAMWCAILLLAACAALAATGHIAWLWIIVPVLLVALGAYDLTQERHAILRNYPLWGHLRFLFEFIRPEIRQYFVEDDTEEKPFSRAQRSIVYQRAKNEVDSRPYGTEMDVKATGHEFISHSLVPTKLDGHDFRIVVGANRAKPYSMSIFNISAMSFGSLSANAIRALNLGAKKGNFAHDTGEGSMSKYHREHGGDIIWEIASGYFGCRNDDGTFNADKFAKQAGEPQVKMIEVKLSQGAKPGHGGVLPAAKITPEIAETRGVPMGRDCISPATHSEFSTPRELLEFVERLRNLSGGKPTGFKLCIGHPWEFFGIAKAMLETGILPDFIVVDGAEGGTGAAPLEFTDHIGVPLQEGLLLVHNTLVGIGLRDKIRIGASGKMITAFDIAKTLAIGADWVNAARGFMFAVGCIQAQTCHTGRCPTGVATQDPVRQRALIVTDKSDRVFNFHHNTLHALQEIVQAAGLRHPADLRAHHIVRRVSSYEVRLMSDLLKYLEPGDLLTGRYRYTLYEKWWPVARSDSFAPNLEEPAVA; this comes from the coding sequence ATGTTTTCTCGACGTTATCTGGCGATGTGGTGTGCCATCCTGCTGCTCGCGGCCTGCGCCGCGCTCGCGGCAACCGGTCACATCGCATGGCTGTGGATCATCGTGCCCGTGTTGCTGGTCGCGCTCGGCGCCTACGATCTGACGCAGGAGCGCCACGCGATCCTGCGCAACTATCCGCTCTGGGGCCATCTGCGCTTCCTGTTCGAGTTCATCCGGCCTGAGATCCGCCAATATTTCGTTGAAGACGACACGGAAGAAAAGCCGTTCTCGCGCGCACAGCGCAGCATCGTCTATCAGCGCGCGAAGAACGAAGTCGACAGCCGTCCGTACGGCACCGAAATGGACGTGAAGGCGACGGGCCACGAGTTCATCAGCCATTCGCTCGTGCCGACGAAACTCGATGGCCACGACTTCCGCATCGTCGTCGGCGCGAACCGCGCCAAACCGTATTCGATGTCGATCTTCAACATCTCGGCGATGAGCTTCGGCTCGCTGTCGGCGAACGCGATCCGCGCGCTGAACCTCGGCGCGAAGAAAGGCAACTTCGCGCACGACACGGGCGAAGGCTCGATGTCGAAATATCACCGCGAGCACGGTGGCGACATCATCTGGGAAATAGCGTCGGGCTACTTCGGTTGCCGCAACGACGACGGCACGTTCAACGCCGACAAGTTCGCGAAGCAGGCCGGCGAGCCGCAAGTGAAGATGATCGAAGTGAAGCTGTCGCAAGGCGCGAAGCCCGGACACGGCGGCGTGCTGCCCGCCGCGAAGATCACGCCGGAAATCGCCGAAACGCGCGGCGTGCCGATGGGCCGCGACTGCATTTCGCCCGCGACGCACTCCGAATTCTCGACGCCGCGCGAACTGCTCGAATTCGTCGAGCGGCTGCGCAATCTGTCGGGCGGCAAGCCGACGGGCTTCAAGCTGTGCATCGGTCATCCGTGGGAATTCTTCGGCATCGCCAAGGCCATGCTGGAAACGGGCATCCTGCCCGACTTCATCGTCGTCGACGGCGCGGAAGGCGGCACGGGCGCGGCGCCGCTCGAATTCACCGATCACATCGGCGTGCCGCTGCAGGAAGGACTGCTGCTCGTGCACAACACGCTGGTCGGCATCGGACTGCGCGACAAGATTCGCATCGGCGCAAGCGGCAAGATGATCACCGCGTTCGATATCGCCAAGACGCTCGCCATCGGCGCGGACTGGGTGAACGCGGCGCGCGGCTTCATGTTCGCCGTCGGCTGCATTCAGGCGCAGACGTGCCACACGGGCCGCTGCCCGACAGGCGTCGCGACGCAGGACCCGGTGCGTCAACGCGCGCTGATCGTCACCGACAAGTCGGACCGCGTGTTCAACTTCCACCACAACACGCTGCACGCGCTGCAGGAAATCGTCCAGGCCGCGGGCCTGCGCCATCCCGCCGATCTGCGCGCGCATCACATCGTGCGGCGCGTGTCGTCGTATGAAGTGCGGCTGATGTCCGATCTGCTGAAGTATCTCGAACCCGGCGATCTGCTGACGGGCCGCTACCGCTACACGCTCTATGAAAAATGGTGGCCGGTGGCGCGCAGCGATTCGTTCGCGCCGAACCTCGAAGAACCGGCCGTTGCATGA
- the loiP gene encoding metalloprotease LoiP has translation MKTIRVALVAAACGTLVACSGMSLDPNSLVQSGSQAVQAASLTDSDVRTLSDKSCAQLDSENQIAPAGSAYTKRLNKIASQLGDNINGVPVNYKVYITKDVNAWAMANGCVRVYSGLMDMMTDDEVRGVVGHEMGHVALGHTKKAMQVAYATSAVRSVASSAGGVTGALSASQIGDFSEKLINAQFSQTQESAADDYSFDIQKKKGQDPSGLVTAFQKLAKLDGGKSSMLSSHPASAARAQHIQQRIASNK, from the coding sequence ATGAAAACGATCCGCGTTGCTCTCGTTGCCGCTGCGTGCGGCACGCTTGTCGCCTGTTCAGGGATGAGCCTCGATCCCAATTCGCTCGTGCAGTCCGGCTCGCAGGCCGTGCAGGCCGCGTCGCTCACCGACTCCGACGTGCGCACGCTGTCCGACAAGTCCTGCGCGCAGCTCGATTCGGAAAACCAGATCGCGCCCGCCGGCAGCGCCTACACGAAGCGCCTGAACAAGATCGCGTCGCAGCTCGGCGACAACATCAATGGCGTGCCCGTCAACTACAAGGTCTACATCACGAAGGACGTCAACGCGTGGGCGATGGCGAACGGCTGCGTGCGCGTCTATAGCGGACTGATGGACATGATGACGGACGACGAAGTGCGCGGCGTCGTCGGCCACGAAATGGGCCACGTCGCGCTCGGTCACACGAAGAAGGCGATGCAGGTCGCGTATGCGACATCGGCGGTTCGCTCGGTGGCATCGTCGGCGGGCGGCGTCACGGGCGCGCTCTCGGCGTCGCAGATCGGCGACTTTTCCGAGAAGCTGATCAACGCGCAGTTCTCGCAAACACAGGAATCGGCCGCCGACGATTATTCGTTCGATATCCAGAAGAAGAAAGGCCAGGACCCGTCCGGACTCGTGACCGCGTTCCAGAAACTCGCGAAGCTCGACGGCGGCAAGTCGAGCATGCTGAGTTCGCATCCGGCGTCGGCGGCGCGAGCGCAGCATATCCAGCAGCGCATCGCGTCGAACAAGTAA
- a CDS encoding glutathione S-transferase N-terminal domain-containing protein — protein MKLIGSLSSPFVRKARIVLAEKKIDYKFELENVWADDTAIHNFNPVGKVPCLVMEDGAAVFDSRVICEYVDTLSPVCKLVPQSGRERVEVRCWEALADGIMDAAVLIRLEGVLREEEHRSASWVARQQHKIDDGLKAMAQGLGTKAWCAGNHYTLADVAVGCALSYLDFRMPQLNWRELHPNLDKYYQKLSQRQSFIDTVLT, from the coding sequence ATGAAACTCATCGGTTCGCTGTCGAGCCCGTTTGTCCGCAAGGCGCGGATCGTGCTCGCCGAGAAGAAAATCGACTATAAGTTCGAACTCGAAAACGTCTGGGCCGACGATACGGCCATCCACAACTTCAATCCGGTCGGCAAGGTGCCGTGTCTCGTGATGGAAGACGGCGCGGCCGTGTTCGATTCACGCGTGATCTGCGAATACGTCGACACGCTGTCGCCCGTGTGCAAGCTCGTGCCGCAGTCGGGCCGCGAGCGCGTCGAAGTGCGCTGCTGGGAAGCGCTCGCCGACGGCATCATGGACGCCGCCGTGCTGATCCGTCTGGAAGGCGTGCTGCGCGAGGAAGAACATCGCAGCGCATCGTGGGTCGCGCGTCAGCAGCACAAGATCGACGACGGCCTGAAAGCAATGGCGCAAGGCCTCGGTACGAAGGCCTGGTGCGCGGGCAACCACTACACGCTCGCCGACGTGGCCGTCGGCTGCGCGCTGAGCTATCTGGACTTCCGCATGCCGCAGCTGAACTGGCGCGAGCTTCATCCGAATCTCGACAAGTACTACCAGAAGCTGTCGCAGCGCCAGTCGTTCATCGACACCGTATTGACCTGA
- a CDS encoding aminopeptidase P N-terminal domain-containing protein yields the protein MTDLTPAIDIYRQRRARVLEALRAAGGGVAIVPTAPEALRNRDADYPYRHDSYFYYLTGFTEPEATLVLDASAKSNEASSILFCRAKNAERETWEGFRFGPEGAREAFGFDAAFAFDEIDAQLPRIIADKPALHYALGASEQFDGKVRQWLDAVRVQGRSGVLAPSAVHDLMPLLDEMRLVKDDHELSIMRRAAAISAQAHRRAMAACHPGVREYELEAELLYTFRKHGAQAPAYGSIVAAGANACVLHYPAGNAVAQDGDLILIDAACELDGYASDITRTFPASGRFTPAQREIYDIVLAAQQAAVDATKAGVSFDAPHQAAVRVLAQGLLDTGILNRDLFASVDEVIQERAYARFYMHRTGHWIGMDVHDAGDYRERGVPADENGALPWRTLKPGMTLTIEPGLYIRAADDVPEKYWNIGIRIEDDAIVTATGCELITRDVPVDADEIEALMHEAQTTGAA from the coding sequence ATGACCGATCTGACTCCGGCTATCGACATCTACCGCCAGCGCCGCGCGCGCGTGCTCGAGGCGCTGCGCGCGGCGGGCGGCGGCGTTGCAATCGTTCCGACTGCGCCCGAGGCACTGCGCAACCGCGACGCCGACTATCCGTACCGGCACGACAGCTACTTCTACTATCTGACCGGCTTCACCGAACCGGAAGCGACGCTCGTGCTCGATGCAAGCGCGAAGTCGAACGAGGCTTCGTCGATCCTCTTCTGCCGCGCGAAGAACGCGGAGCGCGAAACGTGGGAAGGCTTCCGCTTCGGCCCGGAAGGCGCACGCGAAGCATTCGGTTTCGACGCCGCTTTTGCGTTCGACGAAATCGACGCTCAACTGCCGCGCATCATCGCCGACAAGCCGGCGCTGCACTATGCGCTCGGCGCGTCGGAACAGTTCGACGGCAAGGTGCGTCAATGGCTCGACGCAGTACGCGTGCAGGGCAGAAGCGGCGTGCTGGCGCCGTCGGCCGTGCATGATCTGATGCCCTTGCTCGATGAGATGCGGCTCGTGAAAGACGACCACGAACTGTCGATCATGCGCCGCGCCGCCGCGATCTCCGCGCAGGCGCACCGTCGCGCGATGGCCGCGTGCCATCCGGGCGTGCGCGAATACGAACTCGAAGCCGAACTGCTGTACACGTTCCGCAAGCACGGCGCGCAGGCGCCCGCTTATGGTTCGATCGTGGCTGCGGGCGCGAATGCATGCGTGCTGCACTATCCGGCGGGCAATGCCGTCGCACAGGACGGCGACCTGATCCTGATCGATGCGGCGTGCGAACTGGATGGCTACGCGTCCGACATTACGCGCACGTTTCCAGCGAGCGGCCGCTTCACGCCCGCGCAGCGCGAGATCTACGATATCGTTCTGGCCGCGCAGCAAGCCGCCGTCGACGCGACGAAGGCGGGCGTCAGTTTCGACGCGCCGCATCAGGCCGCCGTACGCGTGCTTGCACAAGGGCTGCTCGACACGGGCATCCTGAATCGCGATCTGTTCGCAAGCGTCGATGAAGTGATCCAAGAGCGCGCCTACGCGCGTTTCTACATGCATCGGACGGGACACTGGATCGGCATGGACGTGCACGATGCAGGCGACTATCGCGAGCGCGGCGTGCCCGCCGATGAAAACGGCGCGCTGCCGTGGCGCACGCTCAAACCGGGCATGACGCTGACGATCGAGCCGGGCCTCTACATCCGCGCGGCGGACGACGTGCCCGAGAAGTACTGGAACATCGGCATTCGCATCGAGGACGACGCGATCGTGACGGCCACGGGCTGCGAGCTGATCACGCGCGACGTGCCCGTCGACGCCGACGAAATCGAAGCGCTGATGCACGAAGCGCAGACGACGGGCGCAGCCTGA
- a CDS encoding UbiH/UbiF/VisC/COQ6 family ubiquinone biosynthesis hydroxylase, translating to MSEVQQAASVPSNNLPYDYDVTIVGAGPVGLALAGWLARRSATQKLSVALIDAREPEDSIADPRAIAVSHGSRMILEPLSWPSDATAIQRIHVSQRGHFGRTLIDHAEHGLPALGYVLRYGSIVHALAESVRATPVHWFKSTKAQAPQQLEDDGVLLPIESAHVTRTLRTRILVNAEGGLFGEQQAGSGETRDYGQTALVGTVTLSSPQPHVAWERFTRQGPIALLPTGGVRGADYALVWCCAPEEAARRAQLSDEDFLRELGAEFGDRMGRFVQIKGRAAFPLGLNTVDTLVKGNVVAIGNAAQTLHPVAGQGLNLGLRDAHALADALSQYGATRTALLAFAQRRALDRRMTIGATDTLARLFTIDFPPIATLRGLALTALEFVPPLKTALARQMMFGQRR from the coding sequence ATGAGCGAAGTCCAGCAAGCGGCGAGTGTGCCTTCGAACAACCTGCCCTACGACTACGACGTGACGATCGTCGGCGCAGGACCTGTCGGTCTCGCGCTCGCGGGCTGGCTGGCGCGCCGCAGCGCGACGCAGAAGCTGAGCGTCGCGCTGATCGACGCGCGCGAGCCCGAAGATTCGATTGCCGATCCGCGCGCAATCGCCGTGTCGCATGGCAGCCGGATGATTCTCGAACCATTGAGCTGGCCGTCGGACGCGACCGCGATCCAGCGCATTCACGTTTCGCAGCGTGGCCATTTCGGACGCACGCTGATCGATCACGCGGAACACGGCTTGCCCGCGCTCGGCTACGTGCTGCGTTACGGCTCGATCGTTCACGCACTCGCCGAGTCGGTGCGCGCGACGCCCGTGCACTGGTTCAAATCGACGAAAGCACAGGCGCCGCAGCAACTCGAAGACGACGGCGTGCTGCTGCCGATCGAAAGCGCGCACGTCACGCGCACGTTGCGCACGCGCATTCTGGTGAACGCGGAAGGCGGTCTGTTCGGCGAGCAGCAGGCAGGTTCCGGCGAAACGCGCGATTACGGGCAAACGGCGCTCGTCGGCACGGTGACGCTTTCGTCGCCGCAACCGCATGTGGCGTGGGAGCGCTTCACGCGGCAAGGTCCGATCGCCCTGCTGCCGACGGGCGGCGTGCGCGGCGCGGACTACGCGCTCGTCTGGTGCTGCGCGCCGGAGGAAGCGGCACGCCGTGCGCAATTGTCGGACGAAGACTTTCTGCGCGAACTGGGCGCGGAATTCGGCGACCGGATGGGCCGCTTCGTGCAGATCAAGGGCCGCGCCGCGTTCCCGCTCGGCCTGAATACCGTCGATACGCTCGTCAAAGGCAACGTCGTCGCGATCGGCAATGCGGCGCAGACGCTGCATCCCGTCGCGGGCCAAGGTCTGAACCTCGGCCTGCGCGATGCCCACGCGCTCGCCGACGCGCTCTCGCAATACGGCGCGACGCGCACCGCGCTGCTCGCCTTCGCGCAACGCCGCGCGCTGGATCGCCGCATGACGATCGGCGCCACCGATACGCTCGCCCGCCTCTTCACGATCGACTTTCCGCCGATTGCGACGCTGCGCGGCCTCGCGCTCACCGCGCTCGAATTCGTGCCGCCGCTGAAGACAGCATTGGCCCGCCAGATGATGTTCGGACAACGTCGCTGA
- the dusB gene encoding tRNA dihydrouridine synthase DusB produces MPTLGSHTLRNNLFVAPMAGVTDRPFRQLCKRMGAGYAVSEMVASNAQLWKSEKTMRRANHTGEVEPIAVQIAGADPQMMAEAARYNVANGAQIIDINMGCPAKKVCNVAAGSALLQNEPLVQRIVEAVVNAVGVGPDAVPVTLKIRTGWDRENKNALSVARLAENAGISMLTVHGRTRADLYHGDAEYETIAAVKAAVKIPVVANGDITSPQKARHVLAATGADAIMIGRAAQGRPWLFREIEFFLQTGELMEAPRIDEIQQVMNEHLEDHYAFYGEFTGVRTARKHIGWYTRGLSGANVFRHRMNTLDTTREQLLAVNEFFDAQKAISDRLVYVDNEVNNNGEQDQTDRLAA; encoded by the coding sequence ATGCCCACTCTCGGCTCCCACACTCTGCGCAACAACCTGTTCGTCGCCCCGATGGCAGGTGTGACCGACCGGCCGTTCCGCCAGCTCTGCAAGCGCATGGGCGCTGGCTACGCGGTGTCGGAGATGGTCGCGTCGAACGCGCAGCTGTGGAAAAGCGAAAAAACGATGCGCCGCGCCAATCACACGGGCGAAGTCGAGCCGATCGCGGTGCAGATTGCGGGTGCCGATCCGCAGATGATGGCCGAGGCCGCTCGCTACAACGTCGCGAACGGCGCGCAGATCATCGACATCAACATGGGCTGCCCGGCCAAGAAGGTCTGCAACGTCGCGGCCGGTTCCGCGCTGCTGCAGAACGAGCCGCTCGTGCAGCGCATCGTCGAGGCCGTGGTGAACGCGGTTGGCGTCGGACCGGACGCCGTGCCCGTCACGCTGAAAATCCGCACCGGTTGGGATCGCGAGAACAAGAATGCGCTGAGTGTCGCGCGTCTCGCCGAAAACGCCGGCATTTCGATGCTCACCGTGCATGGCCGCACGCGCGCCGATCTTTACCACGGCGACGCGGAGTACGAAACGATTGCCGCCGTGAAGGCCGCGGTGAAGATTCCCGTGGTTGCGAACGGCGATATCACGTCGCCGCAGAAGGCGCGTCACGTGCTGGCCGCGACGGGCGCGGACGCGATCATGATCGGCCGCGCGGCGCAGGGCCGCCCGTGGCTGTTCCGCGAGATCGAATTTTTCCTCCAGACGGGCGAGCTGATGGAAGCGCCGCGGATCGACGAGATCCAGCAGGTGATGAACGAGCATCTGGAAGATCACTACGCCTTCTACGGCGAATTTACGGGCGTTCGCACTGCGCGCAAGCACATCGGCTGGTACACTCGCGGCCTTTCCGGCGCCAACGTGTTCCGCCATCGCATGAATACGCTGGACACGACGCGCGAACAACTGCTCGCCGTCAACGAATTCTTCGACGCGCAAAAGGCGATTTCGGACCGCCTCGTGTACGTCGACAACGAAGTCAACAACAACGGTGAGCAGGATCAAACCGACCGACTAGCAGCATGA
- a CDS encoding Fis family transcriptional regulator: MSKHNIEQCVRDSLGMYFQDLDGSNPHDVYDMVISCVEKPLLEVVLEQAGGNQSLAAEYLGINRNTLRKKLQQHGLL, translated from the coding sequence ATGAGCAAGCACAATATCGAACAATGTGTCCGCGATAGCCTGGGGATGTACTTCCAGGATCTCGACGGCTCCAATCCGCACGACGTCTACGACATGGTGATTTCGTGCGTCGAAAAACCGCTGCTCGAGGTGGTGCTCGAGCAGGCCGGCGGCAACCAGTCGCTGGCAGCCGAGTATCTCGGCATCAACCGCAATACGCTGCGCAAGAAACTGCAACAGCACGGCCTGCTGTAG
- the purH gene encoding bifunctional phosphoribosylaminoimidazolecarboxamide formyltransferase/IMP cyclohydrolase, which produces MIKQALISVSDKSGIVDFAKSLSDLGVKILSTGGTAKLLADAGLSVTEVADYTGFPEMLDGRVKTLHPKVHGGILARRDLPEHMAALEKHDIPTIDLLVVNLYPFVQTISKEECSLEDAIENIDIGGPTMLRSAAKNHRDVTVVVDPADYATVLEEMRANGNTVGYKTNFRLATKVFAHTAQYDGAITNYLTSLTEELQHRDRNTYPATLNMAFDKVQDLRYGENPHQSAAFYRDIAVPAGALANYRQLQGKELSYNNIADSDAAWECVKTFDAPACVIIKHANPCGVAIGANPHEAYSKAFQTDPTSAFGGIIAFNREVDDTAAQAVAKQFVEVLIAPSFSEAAKQVFAAKQNVRLLEIALGDGHNAFDLKRVGGGLLVQSLDAKNVQPHELRVVTKRHPTPKEMDDLLFAWRVAKFVKSNAIVFCANGMTMGVGAGQMSRVDSARIASIKAQNAGLTLSGTAVASDAFFPFRDGLDVVVNAGATCVIQPGGSMRDDEVIAAADEHNIAMVVTGVRHFRH; this is translated from the coding sequence ATGATCAAGCAAGCGCTCATCTCCGTTTCCGACAAGTCCGGCATCGTCGATTTCGCGAAATCGCTGTCGGACCTCGGCGTCAAGATCCTGTCGACGGGCGGCACCGCGAAACTGCTCGCGGACGCCGGTCTTTCCGTTACCGAAGTGGCCGACTACACGGGCTTTCCGGAAATGCTGGATGGGCGCGTGAAGACACTGCACCCGAAGGTGCACGGCGGCATCCTCGCCCGCCGCGATCTGCCCGAACACATGGCCGCGCTCGAAAAGCACGACATTCCGACCATCGACCTGCTCGTCGTAAACCTGTATCCGTTCGTGCAGACGATCTCGAAGGAAGAGTGCTCGCTCGAAGACGCGATCGAGAACATCGATATCGGCGGCCCGACGATGCTGCGTTCGGCGGCGAAGAATCATCGCGACGTGACCGTCGTCGTCGATCCGGCTGACTACGCGACCGTGCTCGAAGAAATGCGCGCGAACGGCAACACGGTCGGCTACAAGACCAACTTCCGCCTCGCGACCAAGGTGTTCGCACACACCGCGCAATACGACGGCGCGATCACGAACTACCTGACGAGCCTCACGGAAGAACTGCAGCACCGCGACCGCAACACGTATCCGGCCACGCTGAACATGGCGTTCGACAAGGTGCAGGACCTGCGCTACGGCGAGAATCCGCATCAGAGCGCCGCTTTCTACCGTGACATCGCGGTGCCCGCAGGCGCACTGGCGAACTATCGCCAGCTGCAGGGCAAGGAACTGTCGTACAACAACATCGCCGATTCGGACGCGGCGTGGGAATGCGTGAAGACGTTCGACGCGCCCGCCTGCGTGATCATCAAGCACGCGAATCCGTGCGGCGTGGCTATCGGCGCGAACCCGCACGAAGCGTATTCGAAGGCGTTCCAGACGGATCCGACTTCGGCGTTCGGCGGCATCATCGCGTTCAACCGCGAAGTCGACGATACGGCTGCTCAGGCTGTCGCGAAGCAGTTCGTCGAGGTGCTGATCGCACCGTCGTTCAGTGAAGCGGCGAAGCAGGTCTTCGCAGCCAAGCAGAACGTGCGTCTGCTCGAGATCGCTTTGGGCGACGGCCATAACGCGTTCGATCTGAAGCGCGTGGGCGGCGGCCTGCTGGTGCAATCGCTCGACGCCAAGAACGTGCAGCCGCACGAACTGCGCGTCGTCACGAAGCGTCACCCCACGCCGAAGGAAATGGACGATCTGCTGTTCGCGTGGCGCGTCGCGAAGTTCGTGAAGTCAAACGCAATCGTGTTCTGCGCAAACGGCATGACGATGGGCGTGGGCGCGGGCCAGATGAGCCGCGTGGACTCGGCGCGTATCGCGAGCATCAAGGCGCAGAACGCTGGCCTGACGCTGTCGGGCACGGCCGTGGCGTCGGATGCGTTCTTCCCGTTCCGCGACGGCCTCGACGTGGTCGTCAACGCGGGCGCAACGTGCGTGATCCAGCCGGGCGGCTCGATGCGCGACGACGAAGTGATCGCCGCCGCCGACGAGCACAATATCGCAATGGTCGTGACGGGCGTCCGCCACTTCCGCCACTGA